A part of Biomphalaria glabrata chromosome 3, xgBioGlab47.1, whole genome shotgun sequence genomic DNA contains:
- the LOC106058140 gene encoding acidic mammalian chitinase-like, with amino-acid sequence MAFFYFASMADKIHSIFLVFLSIHFITLPSCAETIAPVSEDYYNMTKSTLPPILRQGGVKTAESMPSERLQRIVEMASASDPQSIDKESISMSAYQSSNILTKPKPETAGSQEAPEHASSGLLTKHPYGKPKKHIFCYYGSSANARPELGKFWPENIDPFLCTHLIFAFVDITEDGTGLRPNNWNDLGENGLYARTLKLKEKNKDLKILLAVGGWKIGSKPFLPVIASESTWKVWVQNVILYLRKFGFDGFDMDWEFPAWRGSGPEDRQKFTLLMKELYESFAAEAKSSGKEKLLLTLATASSAFYIEKSYEQSEIHKYIDYMLLMTYNYHGSGWEKHTGHHSPLLPHPLDPEGEQRELYILWSVKYWLNYGVPREKIIVGLATYGLGWKLVDETKTGVRAPADGGNTKGKYSEESGILSHYEICEHILKDGWKVEWIEEQKVPYAYGQGEWIGFDSPDSFYLKGITIIKEGLGGAFVWSVEMDDFNGHCGGPKYPMLRTIYEVFTQSSTSANLKFPEVKSASVQKSLSIDHSHSHSASAAASPLSAHDHSSSSSSHSSSEHSSDEQHQSHEQPQSHEVSHEESEGPEYYYEEASSIDFDCHSAGLGIHADPHSCHHFVLCTPSSDNSMGAFRMNCPAGTLYDTHLRICNHQHNVHCEHD; translated from the exons ATGGCATTCTTCTACTTTGCATCAATGGCTGACAAGATCCACTCGATCTTCCTTGTGTTCCTTTCCATCCACTTCATCACACTTCCGTCATGCGCAGAAACGATCGCACCAGTTTCCGAAGACTATTACAATATGACAAAAAGCACACTTCCGCCAATTTTGAGGCAAGGGGGAGTAAAAACGGCAGAAAGTATGCCAAGCGAGAGATTGCAGAGAATAGTCGAGATGGCCAGCGCCAGTGATCCTCAATCTATAGACAAGGAATCTATTTCAATGTCAGCATATCAGAGCtcaaacattttaaccaaaCCAAAACCAGAGACTGCGGGCAGTCAGGAAGCCCCGGAGCATGCCTCGTCAGGCTTATTAACAAAACATCCTTACG GCAAACCCAAGAAACATATATTCTGCTATTACGGATCTTCTGCCAATGCCAGGCCTGAATTGGGCAAGTTCTGGCCTGAAAATATCGACCCCTTCTTGTGTACCCATCTGATCTTTGCCTTTGTGGACATCACAGAAGATGGCACGGGTCTGCGGCCAAACAACTGGAACGACTTGGGAGAAAACG GACTCTACGCCAGGACATTGAagttgaaagagaaaaataaagatttgaaaatatTGCTTGCAGTCGGTGGCTGGAAGATTGGTTCCAAACCTTTCCTTCCGGTGATAGCTAGCGAGTCCACATGGAAGGTGTGGGTTCAAAACGTCATTCTCTACCTCAGGAA ATTTGGTTTTGATGGCTTTGACATGGATTGGGAGTTCCCTGCCTGGAGAGGAAGTGGACCAGAAGATAGACAGAAATTTACCTTACTTATGAAG GAACTCTATGAATCGTTTGCGGCAGAAGCTAAAAGTTCAGGAAAGGAGAAGTTATTGCTAACTTTGGCCACAGCTTCCAGCGCTTTCTATATTGAAAAGTCTTATGAGCAGTCAGAGATACACAA GTACATTGACTACATGCTGCTCATGACCTATAATTACCACGGGTCAGGCTGGGAGAAACATACTGGACACCACAGCCCACTGCTGCCCCATCCCCTTGACCCAGAAGGGGAACAAAGGGAGCTTTATATT CTTTGGTCTGTAAAGTACTGGCTGAATTATGGTGTGCCTAGAGAGAAGATAATTGTTGGACTGGCCACTTATGGTTTAGGCTGGAAACTTGTGGATGAAACCAAAACTGGAGTTAGAGCCCCTGCTGATGGAGGGAACACCAAAGGAAAGTACAGCGAGGAGTCTGGCATCTTGTCTCACTATGAG ATTTGTGAACATATTCTGAAGGATGGATGGAAAGTGGAGTGGATTGAAGAGCAGAAAGTTCCTTATGCTTATGGTCAAGGTGAATGGATTGGGTTTGATTCTCCGGACTCCTTTTACCTTAAG ggtattACAATCATTAAAGAAGGTCTCGGAGGTGCCTTCGTATGGTCAGTTGAAATGGATGACTTCAATGGGCACTGCGGTGGACCAAAGTACCCCATGCTAAGAACAATTTATGAAGTGTTCACTCAGTCCTCTACCTCGGCTAATCTCAAGTTTCCAGAGGTGAAGTCTGCCTCTGTCCAAAAAAGCCTTTCCATCGACCACAGCCATTCCCACTCAGCTTCAGCAGCAGCATCACCACTGTCAGCTCATGACCATTCCTCCTCCTCATCTTCGCATTCCTCCTCTGAACATTCTTCAGATGAACAACATCAGTCTCATGAACAACCTCAGTCTCATGAAGTCAGCCATGAAGAGTCTGAAGGCCCTGAATATTATTATGAGGAAGCATCAAGCATTG ATTTTGACTGCCACAGTGCTGGTCTGGGAATCCACGCTGACCCGCACTCTTGTCATCACTTTGTATTGTGCACACCTTCCAGCGACAACAGCATGGGAGCTTTCCGCATGAACTGTCCTGCGGGAACGCTGTACGACACTCACCTGAGGATCTGTAACCACCAGCACAATGTTCATTGTGAACACGACTGA